One stretch of Pararhizobium qamdonense DNA includes these proteins:
- a CDS encoding DNA recombination protein RmuC: MEPTILTLDQPLFILGSYTVTPGMCLFGAAAIVLFAGIPAVLRRRRDRQSADDAEQRMTALLAAQTEMQGRIAAMADVFGARQSELNQSISQRIDGMTHRLGTSITEQTKATHENLRRLQERLAVIDTAQTNIQSLAKDMAGLQSILSNKQTRGAFGQSRMETIIADGLPMGAYAFQATLSNGSRPDCTIRMPNGQPALVIDAKFPLEGWNAIRSAENPDMVRQAQQQFRRDMEVHIRDISGKYLIAGETQETAFLFVPSESIFAEIHEHFEGIVQKAHRSRIVIVSPSLLMLSIQVIQAILRDARMREQAHLIQGEVIRLMEDLTRLDDRVRKLHGHFLTTQKDVDDILISSDKLKKRGTRIEALDLETAGAAQDGKTDQKSFDTRIGQLKLRVVDED; the protein is encoded by the coding sequence ATGGAACCGACAATTCTGACGCTCGATCAACCGCTTTTCATCCTTGGCTCCTACACGGTGACGCCGGGCATGTGCCTGTTCGGCGCTGCCGCAATCGTGCTGTTTGCCGGCATTCCGGCGGTTCTTCGCAGGCGGCGGGACCGGCAATCGGCAGATGATGCCGAGCAGCGGATGACGGCGCTGCTTGCTGCGCAGACCGAGATGCAGGGCCGCATCGCTGCGATGGCCGATGTGTTTGGCGCGCGCCAGTCCGAACTCAACCAGTCGATCAGCCAGCGGATCGACGGCATGACGCACCGGCTGGGCACCTCGATTACCGAGCAGACGAAGGCGACGCATGAAAACCTGCGGCGGCTGCAGGAGCGGCTGGCGGTGATCGATACCGCGCAGACCAATATCCAGTCTTTGGCCAAGGACATGGCCGGGCTGCAGAGCATTCTGTCCAACAAGCAGACGCGCGGCGCCTTTGGCCAGTCGCGCATGGAAACGATCATTGCCGATGGCCTGCCGATGGGCGCCTATGCCTTTCAGGCGACGCTTTCCAACGGATCGCGGCCGGATTGCACCATCCGCATGCCGAACGGCCAGCCGGCCCTGGTGATCGACGCCAAATTTCCGCTGGAGGGCTGGAATGCCATTCGCAGCGCCGAAAATCCTGACATGGTCCGGCAGGCGCAGCAACAGTTTCGCCGCGACATGGAGGTGCATATCCGGGATATCTCTGGAAAATACCTGATCGCCGGGGAAACCCAGGAGACCGCCTTTCTCTTCGTTCCCTCCGAATCGATCTTTGCTGAAATCCACGAGCATTTCGAGGGCATCGTCCAGAAAGCGCACCGGTCGCGCATCGTCATCGTTTCGCCGTCGCTTTTGATGCTGTCCATCCAGGTTATCCAGGCGATCCTGAGGGACGCCCGGATGCGCGAGCAGGCGCATCTGATCCAGGGCGAAGTGATCCGGCTGATGGAGGACCTGACCCGGCTCGACGACCGGGTGCGCAAGCTGCACGGCCATTTCCTCACCACCCAGAAGGACGTCGATGATATTCTGATCTCCTCGGACAAGCTGAAGAAGCGCGGCACGCGCATCGAGGCACTGGACCTCGAGACGGCGGGCGCTGCTCAAGACGGAAAGACCGATCAGAAATCCTTCGATACGCGTATCGGGCAATTGAAGCTGCGGGTGGTTGACGAGGACTAA
- a CDS encoding ribokinase, which translates to MITVFGSINMDLIATTARLPKPGETVTGTGFSTAAGGKGANQALAARRAGAAVRMAGAVGSDSFADGALALLKQAGTDLSLTKTVSEPTGTAHILVGGDGENVIVVVASANGTVGAGDAQSAVETMDAGDTLMLQLEIPAASVEKALVAAKSKGITSIINIAPLTADAARLGRMADIVVANETEFELLAGREGLSAAEREEAMQALSRETGQTVIVTLGAEGVVAVRNGAIHRAKGLKIEPVDTVGAGDTFCGYLAASLDAGLDFDAALRRAAVAGSLACLNPGAQPAIPLAAEVDAKI; encoded by the coding sequence ATGATCACAGTTTTCGGCTCCATCAACATGGACCTGATCGCCACCACCGCACGCCTGCCCAAGCCCGGCGAAACCGTGACCGGCACCGGGTTTTCCACCGCTGCCGGCGGCAAGGGCGCCAATCAGGCACTGGCGGCGCGCCGCGCCGGAGCGGCCGTGCGCATGGCTGGAGCCGTCGGCTCCGACAGCTTTGCCGATGGAGCGCTTGCGCTGCTGAAGCAGGCGGGCACCGACCTGTCGCTGACGAAAACAGTGAGCGAACCGACCGGCACCGCGCATATCCTCGTCGGTGGCGATGGTGAAAACGTCATCGTCGTGGTGGCGAGCGCCAACGGCACGGTCGGCGCAGGCGATGCGCAATCCGCCGTCGAGACGATGGATGCTGGCGATACGCTGATGCTGCAGCTCGAAATTCCGGCCGCTTCGGTCGAAAAAGCGCTCGTTGCGGCCAAGAGCAAGGGCATTACCTCGATCATCAACATTGCGCCGTTGACAGCGGATGCCGCACGGCTTGGCCGGATGGCGGATATTGTCGTCGCCAATGAAACGGAATTCGAGCTTCTGGCCGGGCGCGAAGGGCTGTCGGCTGCCGAGCGTGAGGAGGCCATGCAGGCGCTGTCGCGGGAAACAGGCCAGACTGTCATCGTCACGTTGGGCGCCGAGGGCGTTGTAGCCGTGCGCAACGGCGCGATCCATCGCGCCAAGGGTTTGAAGATCGAGCCGGTCGATACGGTTGGCGCCGGCGATACCTTCTGCGGTTATCTTGCCGCAAGCCTCGATGCCGGGCTCGATTTCGACGCGGCGCTGCGCCGTGCGGCGGTTGCAGGCTCTCTTGCCTGCCTCAATCCGGGCGCCCAGCCGGCCATTCCGCTGGCCGCCGAGGTGGATGCAAAAATCTGA